One genomic segment of uncultured Campylobacter sp. includes these proteins:
- a CDS encoding transporter substrate-binding domain-containing protein — MRVFIAIFLLCAALFADSLDQIRQNGVIRIGVRDAHPPLCESSGGKFEGFEIDLANAIAKEIFGKKEGKIEFIPLSVNDRIPFLEANKLDLVIGLFSITNERKRKIDFSLPYLSVNLGVLTRKADAFTDIAQLHDKKIVFEGDATVAEKFFKTKGFKNLGHCASAKECYEMIRNGDADGYINDNLIVLAYSVIDDTLEVPFKNLGPSDFIGIGVQKDNKELLDFVNAELIKLSKEGFFKKAYEQSFDPFYRGTADKKYFLLDGIYNML; from the coding sequence ATGAGGGTATTTATCGCTATATTTTTACTTTGTGCGGCGCTTTTTGCCGATAGCCTAGATCAAATCAGACAAAACGGCGTCATTCGCATCGGAGTGCGCGATGCTCATCCGCCGCTTTGCGAGTCTAGCGGCGGCAAATTTGAAGGATTTGAGATCGATCTTGCAAACGCTATTGCTAAAGAAATTTTCGGCAAAAAAGAGGGCAAAATCGAGTTCATCCCACTAAGCGTAAACGATAGAATTCCATTTTTAGAGGCAAATAAGCTTGATTTGGTTATCGGTCTATTTAGCATCACCAACGAACGAAAAAGAAAGATCGATTTCTCCCTCCCATACCTCTCCGTAAATTTAGGCGTATTAACGCGCAAAGCCGACGCTTTTACCGATATCGCGCAGCTTCATGATAAAAAGATCGTATTCGAAGGCGACGCGACAGTAGCAGAGAAATTTTTCAAAACCAAGGGATTTAAAAATTTAGGCCATTGCGCTTCGGCTAAGGAATGTTACGAAATGATTCGAAATGGCGATGCGGACGGCTATATAAACGACAATCTCATCGTGCTTGCATATTCCGTCATCGATGATACTTTGGAAGTGCCGTTTAAAAACCTAGGTCCTAGCGATTTCATCGGCATCGGCGTGCAGAAAGATAACAAAGAACTACTTGATTTCGTCAATGCAGAGCTCATCAAGCTGAGCAAAGAGGGCTTTTTCAAAAAAGCCTACGAGCAGAGCTTTGATCCATTCTATCGCGGTACGGCGGATAAGAAATATTTTCTGCTAGATGGAATTTATAATATGCTCTAA
- a CDS encoding transporter substrate-binding domain-containing protein produces the protein MKLFFALFLFCAGLFANSLEGIKQSGTIRIGVREGRPPLSQSKNGEFEGFEISLARALSKSVFGEGRGKIEFIPVAAGERIPFLVNNKVDLVIGTFIITPERSKHVDFSIPYLSVNFGVLTRKADTISDISQLRDMKILVEGNATAPEMYLKKEKFDNLMRCATTKECYEMVKNGQADAYVNDNIIVLAYEIMDKTMDVPFKTLGPTEFIGVGVSKGNKELLELVNAELIKLSKEGFFERAYNETFEPFYKKAVDKKYFLLDGIYSLL, from the coding sequence ATGAAGTTGTTTTTTGCATTATTTTTGTTTTGTGCGGGGCTTTTTGCAAATAGCCTTGAGGGCATTAAACAAAGCGGTACGATCAGAATCGGCGTAAGAGAGGGTCGCCCGCCGCTTAGTCAATCCAAGAACGGCGAATTCGAGGGGTTTGAAATTTCGTTAGCAAGAGCGCTTAGTAAAAGCGTATTTGGTGAAGGGCGCGGCAAGATAGAATTTATCCCAGTTGCGGCAGGCGAACGCATACCCTTTTTGGTGAATAACAAAGTCGATCTAGTTATCGGAACCTTCATCATCACGCCCGAGCGCAGTAAGCACGTCGACTTCTCGATCCCCTATCTTTCCGTAAATTTCGGCGTGCTGACCCGCAAAGCGGATACGATCAGCGATATTTCGCAACTTAGAGATATGAAAATTTTAGTAGAGGGCAATGCAACGGCTCCGGAGATGTATCTTAAAAAGGAAAAATTCGACAATCTAATGCGCTGCGCTACTACAAAGGAGTGCTACGAGATGGTAAAGAACGGCCAAGCCGACGCCTACGTAAACGATAATATAATAGTGCTTGCTTACGAGATCATGGATAAGACGATGGACGTGCCTTTTAAGACGCTGGGACCTACAGAATTTATCGGCGTGGGCGTTTCGAAGGGCAACAAAGAGCTGTTAGAACTGGTGAATGCTGAGCTAATCAAGCTAAGCAAAGAGGGCTTTTTTGAAAGAGCATACAACGAAACTTTCGAGCCGTTTTACAAAAAGGCGGTGGATAAAAAATATTTCTTGCTAGATGGAATTTACAGCCTTTTATAA
- a CDS encoding aminotransferase class IV, whose translation MFEISGMSGDEIVYINGKFCKVKEAAISPFDRGFVLGDGIYEVAPVVNSKICDRADFWERFERSAAQIELKIPYSREKYEKILYELIARNGVSEGAFYTQITRGAAMRDFDYVRGIEPSVFAFVYSTQIFDNPLAKEGIEIVSLPEIRWHRRDIKSISLLAQCILKHEAHKAGAYECFLIEDGLVTECSSSSAFIIKDDVLITRPLSNDILPGIRRKVILGLAEQAGLSVQQRAFGMSEVYEADEAFISAATLMVLPIVKADGRQVGGGAVGKYVPRLREMYAARLRAEAGL comes from the coding sequence ATGTTTGAAATCAGCGGAATGAGTGGCGACGAGATAGTTTATATTAACGGCAAATTTTGCAAGGTCAAAGAGGCCGCGATAAGCCCTTTTGATCGCGGTTTTGTGCTCGGAGACGGCATCTATGAAGTAGCGCCCGTGGTAAATTCTAAAATTTGCGACAGAGCGGATTTTTGGGAGCGCTTTGAGCGCAGCGCCGCGCAGATCGAGCTAAAAATTCCATATTCTCGCGAAAAATATGAGAAAATTTTATATGAGCTCATCGCGCGTAACGGCGTGAGCGAAGGCGCTTTCTACACCCAGATCACAAGAGGTGCGGCGATGCGGGATTTTGATTACGTCCGCGGCATAGAACCTAGCGTCTTCGCCTTCGTCTATAGCACGCAAATTTTTGATAATCCGCTCGCAAAAGAGGGGATCGAGATCGTAAGCCTGCCCGAGATTCGCTGGCATAGGCGCGATATAAAATCGATCTCGCTTTTAGCTCAGTGCATCTTAAAGCACGAGGCCCACAAGGCGGGCGCTTATGAGTGCTTTTTGATCGAGGACGGGCTAGTTACCGAGTGTTCGAGCTCCAGCGCGTTTATCATTAAAGATGACGTTCTGATCACGCGGCCGCTTTCAAACGACATACTGCCCGGCATCCGCCGCAAGGTGATCTTGGGCCTTGCTGAGCAGGCGGGGCTTAGCGTGCAGCAGCGGGCGTTTGGAATGAGCGAGGTTTATGAAGCCGATGAAGCCTTTATAAGCGCGGCGACGCTGATGGTGCTGCCGATCGTAAAAGCTGACGGCAGGCAGGTCGGCGGCGGTGCGGTCGGCAAATACGTACCGCGCCTGCGCGAGATGTATGCCGCGCGGCTAAGAGCCGAAGCGGGACTGTAA
- a CDS encoding DUF3137 domain-containing protein codes for MKLASLAMSLYDAYMDFNGSVLICEFGKRFYTKTILASRELNTKILGEKELMDNVIFNSEFRVFADDKVEARYLLTPALMERLNELKRYYHKFSISAAFMDNKFYLFLNGAPNHFETELFSIPPTTGTAYAHQYELSEILELVSELGHITGELESKI; via the coding sequence GTGAAGCTAGCTTCGCTTGCGATGAGCTTATATGATGCGTATATGGATTTTAACGGCAGCGTGCTGATATGCGAATTCGGCAAGAGATTTTACACTAAAACCATCTTGGCGAGCCGCGAGCTAAATACAAAAATTTTAGGCGAGAAGGAGCTAATGGACAACGTCATTTTTAATAGCGAATTTCGCGTGTTTGCTGATGACAAGGTCGAAGCTCGATATCTATTGACGCCTGCGCTGATGGAGCGACTAAACGAGCTAAAGCGATACTACCATAAATTTAGCATAAGCGCGGCGTTTATGGATAATAAATTTTACCTATTTCTAAACGGCGCGCCGAACCACTTTGAAACAGAGCTATTTAGCATACCTCCGACAACCGGAACAGCGTATGCTCATCAATACGAACTGTCTGAAATTTTAGAATTAGTAAGCGAGCTGGGTCACATAACCGGGGAGCTAGAAAGCAAAATTTAA
- a CDS encoding AAA family ATPase — MINFIIQKLKDRNIFITGGAGVGKSYVIKELIEDYRARGKLVIVLGSTGISAVEIGGVTVHSFFRFGICKNHEELKSFDRKQSGKLSELRKILALADLIVIDEISMIGAELFEMIYLRISNSKFNGRLLVTGDFYQLPPVRKEGESAPRASLFSDSDYAFGSYAWRQCEFFYVEMIGSKRTADAALYRLLCELRLGTPSEQTAELMRSLIIDAARAEPDATIISGRNAEVDAINSARLAKLNAPQSSFEGVYEALQSGVSEQKIQKWIASLNTPQSLTLKEGAKVLFTANKSGEFFNGEQGVVEKIEKSSGDEIESVVVKKPSGMLSRVGLQTYELSEIAASGTDAEQIVLARYYQFPLKLAYAITIHKSQGMSIPQLICDIDRIFAKGQLYVALSRATSLAGLGVIYTRAEPLLRYLQRNASANEAVVKFYQENEFYKISDQKI, encoded by the coding sequence TTGATAAATTTCATCATCCAAAAGCTAAAAGATCGCAATATTTTCATCACGGGCGGCGCAGGCGTGGGCAAAAGCTACGTAATAAAAGAGCTCATCGAGGATTACCGCGCCCGCGGCAAGCTCGTCATCGTACTCGGCAGCACCGGCATCAGCGCCGTAGAGATCGGCGGCGTGACCGTGCATAGCTTCTTTCGCTTCGGCATTTGCAAAAACCACGAGGAGTTAAAAAGCTTCGATCGCAAACAAAGCGGCAAGTTAAGCGAGCTGCGAAAAATTTTAGCCCTCGCTGATCTCATCGTGATCGATGAAATTTCGATGATCGGCGCCGAGCTTTTCGAGATGATCTATCTTAGAATTTCAAACTCTAAATTTAACGGGCGACTGCTCGTTACGGGCGATTTTTATCAGCTTCCGCCGGTGCGCAAAGAGGGCGAGAGCGCGCCGCGCGCGAGCCTATTTAGCGACTCGGATTACGCTTTCGGCTCGTACGCGTGGAGGCAGTGCGAGTTTTTTTACGTCGAGATGATAGGCTCCAAGCGCACCGCAGATGCGGCGCTATACCGCCTGCTTTGCGAGCTGCGGCTCGGCACCCCAAGCGAGCAGACGGCGGAGCTGATGCGATCTTTGATCATCGATGCCGCGCGAGCAGAACCAGATGCCACGATAATCTCGGGCAGAAACGCCGAAGTAGATGCGATAAATAGCGCCAGACTAGCCAAGCTTAATGCGCCGCAAAGCAGCTTCGAGGGCGTTTATGAAGCGCTGCAAAGCGGCGTGAGCGAGCAAAAAATTCAAAAATGGATCGCCTCTCTAAATACGCCGCAAAGTCTGACGCTGAAAGAGGGCGCAAAGGTGCTGTTTACCGCAAACAAAAGCGGCGAGTTTTTTAACGGCGAGCAAGGTGTCGTCGAAAAGATCGAAAAAAGCTCCGGCGACGAGATCGAAAGCGTGGTCGTAAAAAAGCCCTCGGGTATGCTAAGCCGCGTGGGGCTGCAAACATACGAACTAAGCGAGATCGCCGCGAGCGGCACGGATGCCGAGCAGATCGTGCTGGCGCGGTATTATCAGTTCCCGCTCAAGCTCGCATATGCTATCACGATCCACAAATCCCAAGGCATGAGCATCCCGCAGCTCATCTGCGACATCGACAGGATCTTTGCCAAGGGGCAACTCTACGTGGCGCTTTCGCGCGCGACTAGCCTTGCGGGGCTCGGGGTGATATATACGCGCGCAGAGCCGTTGCTGCGGTATTTGCAGCGCAACGCAAGCGCGAATGAAGCCGTGGTGAAATTTTATCAAGAGAATGAATTTTATAAAATTTCGGATCAAAAAATTTAA
- a CDS encoding SH3 domain-containing C40 family peptidase has protein sequence MKRLVSLIFAALILVGCGKTVHKFIPENPAVLDLEYAQNSERLPAPASVQNISGKAFKSRYFKIWFDDAPVKAGIDTFWGLNYAKGRHFDAAGRIYDDAIYQSIRINANEEAFGLISAPAITVKNALLRNIPSDLPIFGDPSEPGEGEPFDYAANSAVSVGYPLLLSHYSRDGAWAFVRNDGVWGWIKSDAIKRISPQQADIYANSKFITILREGAAVYDGSGAELFKARTGTILPYDFSGERDLGGTLGVRNVFSGEILTQFGAKRYFVSAEDARLWPAPLDEQNSKIVAASLLGQKYGWGGYKFLRDCSLLTKDFLANFGLWLPRNSKAQSGRGERFSLAGMSADKKLELIGKNGVAYKTLLYMPGHVMLYVGQVDGKPAVLHDIWGLHTVGGGRAVIGRTAITSLTIGSDRADIAEDRLLISRISAMSVLSGEDDAISDDRFAPEDPSTLSAYASGN, from the coding sequence TTGAAACGATTAGTATCTCTTATCTTCGCGGCTTTAATCCTTGTAGGTTGCGGTAAAACCGTCCATAAGTTTATCCCGGAAAATCCCGCTGTTTTGGATCTCGAATACGCTCAAAACAGCGAGCGGCTGCCGGCTCCTGCGTCGGTGCAAAACATAAGCGGAAAAGCGTTTAAGAGCCGCTATTTTAAAATTTGGTTTGACGATGCGCCCGTGAAGGCGGGAATAGATACTTTTTGGGGGCTTAATTACGCCAAGGGGCGCCACTTTGACGCCGCAGGCAGGATATACGACGATGCGATCTATCAAAGCATTCGTATAAACGCGAACGAAGAGGCGTTCGGGCTGATCTCCGCGCCCGCTATAACGGTAAAAAACGCGCTACTGCGAAATATCCCAAGCGACTTGCCGATTTTCGGCGATCCGAGCGAGCCGGGGGAGGGCGAGCCGTTTGATTACGCCGCAAATTCCGCCGTGAGCGTGGGCTATCCGCTGCTGCTGTCGCATTACAGCAGAGACGGCGCGTGGGCGTTCGTGCGCAACGACGGCGTATGGGGCTGGATAAAAAGCGACGCGATAAAGCGCATCAGTCCTCAGCAGGCAGATATTTACGCAAATTCTAAATTTATAACGATCCTGCGCGAGGGCGCAGCTGTCTATGACGGAAGCGGCGCGGAGCTTTTTAAGGCGCGCACCGGCACGATCCTGCCGTATGATTTTAGCGGCGAACGCGATCTTGGCGGTACGCTCGGCGTGCGGAACGTATTTAGCGGCGAAATTTTAACCCAGTTTGGCGCCAAGAGATATTTCGTTAGCGCGGAGGATGCGAGGCTTTGGCCCGCGCCGCTTGATGAGCAGAACTCAAAGATCGTAGCCGCTAGCCTGCTCGGGCAGAAATACGGCTGGGGCGGGTATAAATTTCTTCGCGATTGCTCGCTTTTGACGAAAGATTTTTTGGCGAATTTCGGGCTGTGGCTGCCGCGAAATTCCAAGGCGCAATCGGGCCGCGGCGAGCGTTTTTCGCTGGCGGGGATGAGCGCGGATAAAAAGCTCGAGCTCATCGGCAAAAACGGCGTGGCGTATAAAACCCTGCTGTATATGCCGGGCCACGTGATGCTCTACGTAGGGCAGGTGGACGGCAAGCCTGCAGTGCTGCACGATATCTGGGGGCTTCACACGGTGGGAGGCGGGCGCGCGGTCATCGGACGCACGGCGATTACGTCGCTTACTATCGGTTCGGATCGCGCGGACATCGCCGAGGATCGCCTGCTGATCTCGCGTATCAGCGCGATGAGCGTGCTCTCGGGCGAGGATGACGCTATCTCGGACGATCGGTTCGCTCCTGAGGATCCGAGCACTCTGTCTGCGTATGCGAGCGGAAATTAG
- a CDS encoding isoprenylcysteine carboxylmethyltransferase family protein, translated as MEISFFTTLKPALAGAWIPSFAMVLIQFAYMFIYKEVGKRATDTSWYALADKRNAIISSLLQVALLILSVFVPLKTGSAWFWIGAVIYVAAFADFIKAFYDYAAAPADRAAQGGIYRLSRNPMYFFYFLGMAGVCIASASLWLLIVIVPFAIYNHLVVLGEERYCEQAYGQEYLKYKRKTPRYFLFF; from the coding sequence ATGGAAATTTCATTTTTTACGACGCTTAAGCCTGCTCTAGCGGGTGCTTGGATACCCTCATTTGCGATGGTGCTGATACAATTCGCGTATATGTTTATCTACAAGGAGGTCGGCAAACGCGCCACCGATACCTCGTGGTACGCGCTCGCGGACAAGCGAAATGCGATCATAAGCTCGCTGCTGCAAGTAGCACTGCTTATTTTGTCAGTATTCGTGCCGCTTAAGACGGGCAGCGCGTGGTTTTGGATCGGAGCGGTAATCTACGTAGCGGCTTTTGCGGACTTCATCAAGGCGTTTTACGACTATGCGGCGGCTCCTGCGGACAGAGCCGCACAAGGCGGCATCTACCGCCTATCGCGCAATCCGATGTATTTCTTTTATTTCCTCGGCATGGCGGGCGTTTGTATCGCCTCGGCGTCGCTGTGGCTACTCATAGTGATAGTGCCCTTTGCCATATACAACCATCTCGTGGTCCTCGGCGAGGAGCGCTACTGCGAGCAAGCCTATGGACAGGAATATTTAAAGTATAAACGCAAAACGCCGAGATATTTTTTGTTCTTTTAA
- a CDS encoding ABC transporter substrate-binding protein → MKKFLLLLLAGALFASAAELRTIKDMDGAEVKIPAKVERIAALWHSNNQILLALGGADKIVATTDNISKNAWFLKIYPRLAQIPVLLKNNDVNLEELMSRNPDVVIVSTALAGENLAKQGFTVLKASFSDYEQMRRSIRMCGDMLGGDAPQRAKDLIANLDKNIALVSGRTANLSPDKRPRVLHIVGGTDLLKIDGKGTLIDSWIELAGGTNAITATKGPMKTITAEEIIASNPQIIIVGGDHNEDAVAQIKSSPIYSGTDAVKNGRVYGNPRGVFNWDRYGADTVLQILWAAKTIQPELFADIDIKAETKAFYKKFMNYELSDAEFGYILKGLSPEGK, encoded by the coding sequence ATGAAAAAATTTTTACTACTGCTTTTAGCGGGCGCGCTTTTTGCGAGCGCAGCAGAGCTTAGAACTATCAAGGATATGGACGGAGCTGAGGTTAAAATCCCCGCAAAAGTTGAGCGCATCGCGGCGCTCTGGCACTCGAACAATCAAATTTTACTGGCCCTAGGAGGAGCGGACAAGATCGTCGCTACCACCGATAACATCAGCAAAAACGCATGGTTTCTTAAAATTTATCCGCGCCTAGCGCAGATCCCAGTACTGCTAAAAAATAACGACGTAAATTTAGAGGAACTAATGAGCCGTAACCCCGACGTAGTCATCGTCTCAACCGCACTGGCAGGCGAAAATTTAGCTAAGCAGGGCTTTACCGTTTTAAAGGCGAGCTTTAGCGATTACGAGCAGATGAGGCGAAGCATCAGGATGTGCGGCGATATGCTAGGCGGCGACGCGCCGCAAAGAGCGAAGGATCTGATCGCAAATCTCGATAAAAATATCGCTTTGGTTAGCGGCCGCACCGCAAATTTAAGTCCCGATAAGCGCCCGCGCGTCCTTCACATCGTAGGCGGAACCGATCTTTTAAAGATCGACGGCAAGGGCACGCTGATCGACTCGTGGATAGAGCTAGCCGGTGGAACGAATGCGATCACCGCCACAAAAGGCCCGATGAAAACCATCACTGCCGAGGAGATCATCGCTAGCAACCCGCAGATCATAATCGTGGGCGGCGATCACAACGAAGATGCGGTAGCTCAGATCAAATCCAGCCCGATCTACAGCGGCACGGATGCGGTCAAAAACGGGCGCGTTTACGGCAATCCGCGCGGGGTTTTCAACTGGGATCGATACGGCGCGGATACGGTGCTTCAAATTTTATGGGCGGCGAAAACCATCCAGCCGGAGCTTTTTGCGGATATCGACATAAAGGCCGAAACGAAGGCGTTTTATAAAAAATTTATGAATTACGAGCTAAGCGACGCGGAATTTGGCTATATTTTAAAAGGACTTAGCCCGGAGGGTAAATAA
- a CDS encoding SPFH domain-containing protein gives MDEILYLIGAAAGVLIALFIIVPLFFRRIVETNEVHIVQSARKTTSYGKDTGNGNSYYEFPSWVPVLGVTKIVLPVSVFSIKIEDYEAYDLGRLPFVVDITAFFRIMDSNLAAQRVNNFEDLNNQLRNIIQGSIRSILSSRVLEDILQIRSELGDDFTKAVKTQLQNWGIEPVKNIELMDIRDSSGSKVILNIMEKKKSQIEKESRVEVANNTKLAQIAEIEAAQATEVRQQEANKMVGLKTVENEREVAISKEQAEQLIKDQQKITQEKAMEVVRVNDVKQAEIKKQVEIVKAEQEQRKIEIDAEARKNAKIRDAEAIKENQILVAQGDKEKQFLAAAALLEMKDKEAQGTLKIGSAEAEALRLKELAPVNAQIELAREIGENQGYQTYLISIKQIEANRDIGLEQAKALSAADLKIIANEGSVGEGMSKFGEILSAKGGTQLAAMLEALNQSEVGKKVLDKISGAKEGDKSE, from the coding sequence ATGGATGAAATTTTGTATTTAATAGGCGCCGCCGCCGGGGTTTTAATCGCGCTTTTTATCATCGTGCCTCTGTTTTTCAGGCGTATAGTGGAGACGAACGAAGTGCATATCGTCCAAAGCGCACGCAAGACGACGAGCTACGGCAAAGATACCGGCAACGGCAACAGCTACTATGAATTCCCAAGCTGGGTGCCGGTGCTGGGCGTTACGAAGATCGTTTTGCCGGTCTCTGTTTTTAGTATCAAGATCGAGGATTACGAGGCGTATGATCTAGGCAGGCTTCCTTTCGTCGTCGATATCACGGCGTTTTTTAGGATTATGGATTCAAATTTAGCCGCGCAACGCGTTAATAATTTTGAGGATCTTAACAATCAGCTTAGAAATATCATTCAAGGCTCGATCCGTTCGATCCTTTCGAGCCGTGTACTTGAGGATATTTTGCAGATCCGCTCCGAGCTCGGAGATGATTTTACCAAGGCGGTAAAGACGCAGCTGCAAAACTGGGGTATCGAGCCCGTTAAAAACATCGAGCTGATGGATATCCGAGATAGCAGCGGCAGCAAGGTCATCTTAAACATCATGGAGAAGAAAAAATCCCAGATCGAAAAGGAAAGCCGCGTCGAGGTCGCAAACAACACCAAGCTCGCTCAAATCGCCGAGATCGAAGCCGCGCAGGCAACCGAAGTGCGCCAGCAGGAGGCCAATAAGATGGTGGGCCTTAAGACCGTCGAAAACGAGCGCGAAGTCGCAATCTCAAAAGAGCAGGCCGAGCAGCTCATCAAGGATCAGCAAAAGATCACGCAGGAAAAGGCGATGGAGGTCGTGCGGGTAAACGACGTCAAGCAGGCCGAGATCAAAAAGCAAGTGGAGATCGTAAAAGCCGAGCAGGAGCAGCGCAAGATCGAGATCGACGCCGAAGCGCGTAAAAACGCCAAAATCCGCGACGCCGAAGCGATCAAGGAAAATCAAATTTTAGTAGCGCAGGGCGATAAAGAGAAGCAGTTTCTCGCCGCCGCGGCGCTTTTGGAGATGAAGGATAAAGAAGCACAAGGTACGCTAAAGATAGGCTCTGCCGAGGCCGAGGCGCTTAGGTTAAAAGAGCTCGCGCCGGTAAACGCACAGATCGAGTTGGCACGCGAGATCGGCGAAAATCAGGGCTATCAGACCTATCTCATTTCGATCAAACAGATCGAAGCGAACCGCGACATCGGCCTAGAGCAGGCCAAGGCGCTAAGCGCGGCGGATCTTAAGATCATCGCGAACGAAGGCAGCGTGGGCGAGGGGATGAGCAAATTCGGCGAAATTTTAAGCGCCAAGGGCGGCACGCAGCTAGCCGCGATGCTTGAAGCGCTAAATCAAAGCGAGGTCGGCAAAAAGGTGCTGGATAAAATTTCAGGCGCCAAGGAGGGGGATAAATCCGAGTAA
- a CDS encoding sulfite exporter TauE/SafE family protein → MFFEYILIGACVGFISGFFGIGGGTVVVPVMMLFGYDVKYAIGISIMQMIFSSIFGSFVNFKSKMLDVAPALVLGLGGFCGALSSGFIVSYFSSKFLLGTLILVQIINLIKLFKTPTEPTGEANESKILLFIVGLLVGAVAISVGIGGAVFVMPILISFLNYDIKKAVSTGLFFVIFSSSAGFISLAAHGLVYYEIGALLGVGSLAGVYAGVKTSHRIGKKAQKCWMIALIVTILCVTIKKFIALN, encoded by the coding sequence ATGTTTTTTGAATACATTTTAATCGGCGCCTGCGTAGGCTTTATCAGCGGATTTTTCGGCATCGGCGGCGGCACGGTCGTGGTGCCCGTGATGATGCTCTTCGGCTACGATGTCAAGTACGCCATCGGCATCAGCATCATGCAGATGATCTTCAGCTCGATTTTCGGCTCGTTCGTAAATTTTAAAAGCAAAATGCTCGACGTCGCGCCGGCGCTGGTGCTGGGGCTCGGGGGCTTTTGCGGCGCGCTTAGCAGTGGCTTTATCGTAAGCTATTTCTCCTCAAAATTTCTACTCGGCACGCTCATTTTGGTGCAGATCATAAATTTAATCAAACTCTTCAAAACCCCGACCGAGCCCACCGGCGAGGCTAACGAATCAAAAATTTTACTCTTTATCGTGGGGCTGCTCGTCGGCGCCGTGGCGATCAGCGTGGGTATCGGCGGCGCGGTATTCGTGATGCCTATTTTGATCAGCTTTTTAAACTACGACATCAAAAAGGCCGTCAGTACGGGGCTATTTTTCGTGATATTTTCCTCAAGCGCGGGCTTTATTAGTCTTGCCGCGCACGGGCTCGTGTACTACGAAATCGGTGCATTACTCGGCGTCGGCTCGCTAGCGGGCGTTTATGCGGGCGTCAAAACCTCGCACAGGATCGGCAAAAAAGCTCAAAAGTGCTGGATGATCGCACTTATCGTCACGATACTTTGCGTGACGATCAAAAAATTTATCGCTCTAAACTAG
- a CDS encoding HAMP domain-containing sensor histidine kinase, translating to MKKYLISLKSFIAFYSSLAFGLINFIVCFAVCMLFYIGIGGKIGGFWDGVALCAIICLITMALNFTLLYFGLKILFRPIKRLLDAITAIANGDFEARAERKLHGHRTDYVYMHELDELVVNVNKMAQKLQKHEQLQKEFVSNVSHEMKTPISSIAALSEMIEGGVSEERAVRYAASIGAEANRLSKLCTDMLKLTRLDSGAAVCLDETVRIDEQLRQCIISLSQNYEGREFELDLSPLSLQSNAGLLNQIWRNLIENALKYSRPNGKIFVCCCACDGFAQVSIKDEGIGIAREKLDKIFDRFYQCEESHKQLGSGLGLSIVRTALDLLGGQIEYESEPGVGTEARVKIPL from the coding sequence GTGAAAAAATACCTCATCAGCCTCAAAAGCTTCATCGCGTTTTACTCTTCGCTCGCATTCGGCCTGATAAATTTCATCGTCTGCTTCGCGGTTTGCATGCTTTTTTACATAGGCATCGGCGGCAAGATCGGCGGGTTTTGGGACGGAGTGGCGCTGTGCGCGATCATCTGCTTAATCACGATGGCGCTAAATTTTACCCTGCTTTACTTCGGACTTAAAATTTTATTCCGCCCGATCAAGCGGCTATTAGACGCGATCACCGCGATCGCAAACGGCGATTTTGAGGCGCGCGCCGAGCGCAAGCTACACGGGCACCGCACCGATTACGTATATATGCACGAGCTGGACGAGCTTGTGGTAAACGTCAATAAAATGGCGCAGAAGCTGCAAAAGCACGAGCAGCTACAAAAGGAGTTCGTCTCAAACGTCTCGCACGAGATGAAAACGCCGATCTCCTCAATCGCCGCGTTAAGTGAGATGATAGAGGGCGGCGTGAGCGAGGAGCGCGCGGTGCGATACGCAGCCTCCATCGGCGCAGAAGCAAACCGCCTAAGCAAGCTCTGCACCGATATGCTAAAGCTAACCAGGCTTGATAGCGGTGCGGCGGTGTGCCTAGATGAGACGGTACGTATCGACGAGCAGCTGCGGCAATGCATCATCTCGCTAAGCCAAAACTACGAAGGGCGCGAGTTTGAGCTAGATTTATCGCCACTTAGCCTGCAATCAAACGCGGGGCTGCTAAATCAAATTTGGCGAAATTTGATCGAAAACGCGCTTAAGTACTCGCGCCCGAACGGTAAAATTTTCGTTTGTTGCTGCGCTTGCGATGGCTTTGCGCAGGTGAGCATAAAAGACGAAGGCATCGGCATCGCGCGAGAGAAGCTGGATAAAATTTTTGACCGATTTTATCAGTGCGAGGAATCGCACAAACAGCTTGGCAGCGGGCTTGGACTTAGCATCGTACGCACGGCGCTTGATCTTTTGGGCGGACAGATCGAATACGAAAGCGAGCCGGGCGTAGGAACCGAGGCGCGCGTTAAAATCCCGCTTTAA